GGATGCCAGGGATGCCAGCGCCCCCTCGCCACCGGATGCGGCGAGCGCCTCCAGCAGCGCGAACGCGCGCGCGACGGACTGGACGTTTCCCGCAGACGTGTCGGCCATGAGTTCCACGATACGGAGTCGATGCTCCGATTTCGAGCGGCTTCTCTACCGTGGTGAGTGCACCGACCATCGAAGGAGCCGCAGATGACCCCTCCCACCCCGTACCTCGATCGCGCCGGCCTGCAGGTCGCGACACCGATCGCCGACTTCGCCGAGGAATCTCTGACGGATGCCGGCATCGATGCCGACGCGTTCTGGAGCGGCGTCGCCGATCTCGTCCACGACCTCGGCCCCCGCAACGCCGACCTGCTGCGCGTCCGCGATGAGCTGCAGGCGCGCATCGATGAGCACCACCGCGCGAACCCGGGTCGTCCGGACTCGAAGGCATACCGCGAGTTCCTCACCGAGATCGGGTACCTCGCCGACGAGCCCGAATGGGTCCCTGAGCCTGTCGAAGGGCGGATCACCACCGAGAACGTCGATCCCGAGATCGCCACGACCGCCGGCCCGCAGCTGGTGGTGCCTCTGCTGAACGCGCGCTTCGCGCTGAACGCCGCGAACGCCCGCTGGGGCTCGCTGTACGACGCGCTGTACGGAACGGATGCCATCCCCCACACCGCGACGCTCGCACCCACCCGCGGGTACAACGCCGCCCGCGGCGCCGAGGTCATCGCCCGCGGCCGGGCGCTGCTCGACGAGATCGCTCCTCTCACCTCCAGTTCAGAAGCGGAGGCCTCGCACACGGATGCCACCGCCTACCGCGTCGACGCCGAGGGCCTCGTCGTGGAGACCGCCGACGGCATCCGTCGCCTCGCCGATCCCGAGACGTTCGCCGGGCACACCGGCGACGCCGCCGCCCCGACCGCGGTCCTGCTGCGCCACCACGGGCTGCACGCCGAGATCGTCATCGATCGCGAGGGCGCGATCGGGCGGACGGATGCCGCCGGCGTGCAGGACATCGTCCTGGAGTCGGCGATCACGACCATCATCGACCTGGAGGACTCCGTCGCCGCGGTCGACGCCGACGACAAGGCGCTCGGCTACCGCAACTGGCGCGGCCTGATGGACGGCACCCTGACCGAGGAGGTCAGCAAGGGCGGGCAGACGTTCACCCGCAGCCTGGCCGAGGACCGCACGTACACCGGCCGCGACGGCTCAGACCTCACCCTTCCGGGTCGTTCGGTGCTGTTCGTGCGCAATGTCGGTCATCTGATGCGCACGGATGCCGTGCTCGACCGCGACGGCGAGGAGATCTACGAGGGCATCCTGGATGCCATCATGACCGCGCTCGGCTCGCTGCCGGAGCTGACCGGCGCGAACCGCGGCGCCAACAGCCGCACGGGATCGATGTACATCGTGAAGCCGAAGATGCACGGACCTTCCGAGGTCGCCTTCACGGCCGAGCTCTTCGGCCGCGTCGAGCAGCTGCTCGGGCTGCCCGAGCGCACGATCAAGGTCGGGATCATGGACGAGGAGCGGCGCACGTCGGCGAATCTCGCGGCGGCGATCGCCGCGGCATCCGACCGGGTGGTCTTCATCAACACCGGGTTCCTCGACCGCACCGGCGACGAGATCCACACCTCGATGCACGCCGGCCCCTTCCTGCCGAAGGCGGGCATCAAGGCGCAGCCGTTCATGCAGACCTACGAGGACCGCAACGTCGCGATCGGGCTGGCCGCAGGCCTGGACGGACGCGCGCAGATCGGCAAGGGCATGTGGGCGATGCCGGATCTGATGCACGACATGCTCGACCAGAAGATCTTTCATGTGCGCTCCGGCGCATCCACCGCCTGGGTGCCGTCGCCGACCGCCGCGACCCTGCACGCCCTGCACTACCACCAGCTCGATCCGTTCACCGTGCGCCCCTCGCTGCCGGCATACGATCCGGCGTCGGTGGACGTGCTGCTGCAGCCGCCGCTGGCCGGGCCGGGCGAGCTCACGGAAGAGGTCGTCGCTACCGAGCTCGACAACAACGTGCAGTCGATCCTCGGCTACGTGGTGCGGTGGATCGATCAGGGCATCGGATGCTCGAAGGTGCCCGACATCCACGGCATCGCCCTCATGGAGGACCGTGCGACGCTGCGCATCTCGAGCCAGCTGCTGGCGAACTGGCTGCTGCACGGCGTGATCACCGAGGCTCAGGTGGATGCCGCGCTGGCCCGACTCGCGCCGGTGGTCGACGAGCAGAATGCCGGGGATGCCGCGTATGAGCCGCTGACGCCGGACGGCGTCGCCTACACGGCCGCCCGCCGGCTCATCCTGGAGGGCGCGAGCCAGCCCAGCGGCTACACCGAGCCCCTCCTGCACGCGCTGCGCCGCGAGAAGAAGGCGCAGCAGGCGGACTAACCCCGCGCGCCCACCTCGCATCCACCACCGCCGGGCCACCAAGCAACGCGCGAGCCACCAGGCAACATCGCGTCGATTGCCTGGTGGCTCGACGCTTGCCTGGTGGCTCGCGGGTGTGGAGAGGGAACTCAGCCGTCGACGGACTGCGGCACGCCCAGCGGGTTGTCGTCGCGCAGCGGTGCGGGCAGCAGCGCGGCGGGGAAGTTCTGGAACGCGACCGGGCGCAGGAACCGGGTGATGGATGCCGTGCCCACCGCGGTCGTGCTGGGTGCCGTGGTCGCCGGGTACGGGCCGCCGTGCTGCTGGGCTCCCGTGACGGAGACGCCGGTGGGCCACTGGTTCCACAGCACCCGGCCGGCGCGGTCGGCGAGCGCAGGCACCAGGGTGCGCGCGAGCGCGAGGTCGGCATCCGTCTCGTCCGCGACGAGAGTGGCGGTCAGCTGCCCCTCCAGTCCGCGCGCGACGCGCTCCAGGTCGGCGGCATCCTCATAGGTGACGACCAGGCCGGCCGGACCGAAGACCTCGGTCACGATCCCCTCGGGGTCATCGAGCAGCGCGTCGACGCTGGTCAGCAGCAGGGTGAGCTCGGGTTCGGCGGAGCGGCTGGCGGCACCGTCGCGCAGCACGGTCACCGCATCGTGGGAGGCGAGCTCCTCGAGCCCGGACACGAAGCCGCTCTGGATACGGTCGTTCAGCATGGGCGCTCCGGCGGGAACGTCAGCGCCGCGCAGCGCGTCGATGATGTCGGATCCGGTGGGCACGAGCAGCACACCCGGCTTGGTGCACAGCTGGCCCTGACTGCCGGTGACCGAGGCGATGTAGCCCTCGGCGATCTCGGTGGCGCGGTGGGCGGCGGCATCCGGGGCGACGAACGCGGGGTTCACGCTGCCGAGCTCGCCGTAGAAGGGGATCGGCTCGGGGCGCGCGTTGGCGATGTCGAACAGGGCGCGACCGCCGGGGATCGACCCGGTGAACGAGGCGACCTTGATGGCCGGGTTCTTCAGCGCCTCGACGCCGTTCTGGGTGCCGTGGATGACGAGGAGCAGGTCGGCGGGTGCTCCGGCATCCACTGCCGCCCGAGCGATCACGGCCGCGGTCGCATCGGACAGGCGCGGGTGGCCCGAGTGCGCCTTGACGAGCACGGCGTTGCCGGCGGCGAGCGCCGCCGCGGTGTCGCCGCCGGCGACCGAGAACGCGAACGGGAAGTTGCTGGCCGCGAAGACCAGCGCAGGGCCGATCGGGATGAGCATGCGGCGCAGGTCGGGGCGCGGAGCGCCCATGGGCCATTCGGCGTCGGGACGGTCGATGCGGGCGTCGAGGTAGGCGCCGTTCTCGACGACGTCCGCGAACAGGCGCAGCTGGAAGGTGGTGCGCTTCAGCTCGCCCGCCAGGCGAGGCTGGGCGAGCGCGGTCTCCTGCTGCGCGATCTCGATGAGCTCACCGCCGGCGGCGTCGAGCGCGTCGGCGATCGCGCGCATCACGGCGGCCCGCTCGGCGGGACCGGTGGCGGCCCAGGCGGCGGATGCCGCGGCGACCCGGCTCACTGCCTCGGCGGCCGGAATGCTCGCGGTCGGGGTGCTGGGGGTCAAGGTCTCGGGCATTGCTCCTCCTGTCGACGGCGGCGCCTTCGCGCGCGCGTCATTGGCTCGTACCCCATTCAACACGCGTCGGCGGTTAGACTCTCCCCATGGGTTCCGATGAGCGGAGCACTCCGCGCTCCATGATCGGTCGGGTGACGGCTGTCCTCGGCACGTTCACCGCCGAGGAGCCGATGCTCGGCGTGAACGACATCGCCCGCCGCACGGGCCTGGCGAAGTCGGTGACCTCGCGCATCCTGGCCGAGCTCGTCGCGGCCGACTTCCTCGAGCGCACCGACCGCGGGCTGCGCGTCGGCATCCGCCTGTTCGAGCTGGGCGAGCTGGCACAGCGGTCGAAGGAGCTGCGGCAGCTGGCACTGGCGGCGATGGCCGATCTGCGGCAGGCGACCGGGATGACGGTGCAGCTGAGCGTGCTCAAGGGCGCCGACCAGATCTACGTCGAGATCCTGCGCGGCCGCGACCCCGACATGGTCATCCGATCCCGCGTCGGCGGCCGCGTTCCCGCGTACGCCACGGCGGGCGGCAAGGCCGTGCTGGCGCACGCGTCGGACGACCTCGTCGACCTCGCCATCCCCGTGGTCTTCCAGGCACTGGGCCCGGGGACCGTCCCCGATGAGGTGTCGCTGCGACGCCAGCTCGAGGCCGTCCGGACCGACGGCTATGCGCATGAGATCGAGGAGTCCAACCCGGGCGTCGAGTGCATCGCCTGCCCCATCGTGCGCGCCGATGGCACTCCGATCGCGGCGATCTCGGCATCCGGTCCGGCAGGGCGCATCGACATGGTCCGGATCGCACCGGCAGTGCGCATGGCCGCGCTGGGGTTGAACCGCCGCATCCGCGCGAACCCCGCCTTCAGCACGCTCTGACCCCCTGCCCAGGAGTTCCGATCAGTGGAACCGATTTCTTCTTCGCGGCATCCGGCGTCTTACGGTTCCCAGATGTCATCCGACATCCGCTTCGCGCTCCCCGGGTAATCCGCCCGTCCGGCAGCGCCCGGACGCGGATTCACCGATCAACGAGGAGACGCCCGTGAAGGCGATGGTGATGCACGAGCCCGGCGCTGCGCTGGTGCTCGAGGATCTCGAACTCGACCAGCCCGGCCCCGGCGAGGTGCGCGTGCGCATCGAGGCAGCCGGCGTCTGCCACAGCGACGCCCACTACCTGTCGGGCGGGCTCCCCGCCCGCACCCCGATCGTGCTCGGCCACGAGGGCGCGGGCATCGTGGAGCAGGTCGGTGACGGCGTGACCTCCTTCAGCCCGGGCGACAAGGTCGTGCTCATGTGGCGTCCGCGCTGCGGCGAGTGCGAGTTCTGCCTGTCGGGCACGCCCGCGCAGTGCGCACTCGGCAAGGTGCACGGCCAGACCAACGGTCTGCTGCGCGGCGGCACCCGCCTCAGCCGCGACGGCGTCGAGTACCACCACCTGATGGGCGCATCGTGCTTCGCCGAGCAGGTCGTCGTCTCGCAGGAGTCGCTCATCGCGATCGACGCCGACATCCCCTCCGAGATCGCCGCGATCGCCGGCTGCGCCGTGATCACCGGCATGGGCACCGTGCTGAACCGGATGCCGGATCTGACGGGCAAGTCCATCGCGATCATCGGCGCCGGCGGCGTGGGCCTGTCGGCCGTCATCGCCGCCCAGCTCGTGGGCGCCGCGCAGATCATCGTCTCCGACGTGGTCGCATCGCGACTGGAGAAGGCCGTCGAGCTCGGCGCCACCCACACCATCGACTCCAGCGCCGAGGACTTCACCGCGCGCGTGCTCGAGATCACCGGCGGCGGCGCGCACTACGTGCTCGAGGCCATCGGCCGCCCCGCAACCGTGCGCGCCGGGTTCGAGGCGCTGCGCTCCAGCGGGACCCTGGTGATCGTCGGGTTGGGCGCGGCGGGCGAAGAACTCTCGATCCCGATCAACCCGCTCGTGCAGGGCGACCGCCGCGTCGTCGGCGCGCTCTACGGATCCTCGAACACTCCTGTGCAGCTGCCCGAGATCCTGCGCCTGTATCAGGCGGGGCGCCTGCCACTGGAACGGCTGCTCGACCGCACGTTCCGTCTCGACGAGGCCAACGAGGCGTTCGATCACCTGCTCACCGGCGCGGTGGGTCGCTCGATCCTCGTTCCCTGAACTCCCTCGTTCCCTGAACTCCCTTCCACCCTCACCCGACTCCGTCAATACGACATACGCGATCAAAGGAGAGCGCATGACCAGCACCATCGACGAGAACGCCTCGTCACCCACCATCGAGGTCTCCGCGAAGGACCGGCGCCGCGCCCTGTGGGGCAGCGCGGTCGGCTCGACCATCGAGTGGTACGACTACTTCCTGTACGGCACGATGGCCACCGCCGTCTTCAACCTGCACTTCTTCCCCAGTGAGGACAAGGTCGTCAGCTCGCTGCTGGCATTCGCCTCGTTCGCCCTGGCGTTCGTGGTGCGCCCCATCGGCGGCGTGATCTTCAGCCACGTCGGCGACCGGATCGGCCGCAAGAAGACCCTGGTGATCACCCTCAGCCTGATGGGCGTCGCGCCGCGATGCTCATGGGCGTGCTGCCCGACTACGCCGCGATCGGCGTCGGCGCTCCGATCCTGCTGACGCTGCTGCGTCTGGTGCAGGGTCTCGCCCTGGGCGGCGAGTGGGGCGGCGGTCTGCTGCTGGCCGTCGAGTACGCGCCGAAGAACCGTCGCGGCTTCTACGGTGCGGTGCCGCAACTCGGCGCCCTGCTGGGTCTCGCGCTCGGAAACATCGTCACCATCGGCGCCCGCGCGGTCTTCCCCGAAGAGGCGTTCACGTCCTTCGGATGGCGCATCCCGTTCCTGCTCTCCGGCGTGCTGCTGGTCGTGGGCCTGTGGATCCGCGCCCGCATCGACGAGACCCCGTCGTTCCGCAAGGTGCGTGCCGAGGGCACCACCCAGAAGCTCCCCATCGCCACGGTGCTCAAGCACCACTGGCGCGAGGTCCTGATCTCCACCGGCGCCAAGTTCGTCGAGACGAGCACGTTCTTCATCTTCGCCACGTTCTCGCTCTCGTACGCGGCGAGCTTCGGATACGACTTCGGCGCGGTGCTCGCGTTCGTGCTGGTCGGTGCCATCATCGGCATCGGCGGGATGCTGTTCTACGGAGCGCTCTCCGACCGGATCGGCCGCAAGAAGGTGTTCCTGGGCGGCTCGATCGCCGTGGCGATCTTCATCTTCCCGTACATGGCGATGCTCTCCAGCGGAAACCTGTGGGTGGCCGGCGCGGCGATCGTCATCTCGTTCGCGGTCATCTGGCCGAGCTACGGCTCACTGATCGGCACCGTGCTGGCCGAGAACTTCGCCCCCGAGATCCGCTACACCGGAGCCTCGCTGGGCTACCAGGTGGGTGCGGCGATCGTCGGCGGGCCCGCACCGCTGATCGCAACGGCTCTGCTGGCCGCGTTCATGGGCAGCTGGATCCCGGTGGCGCTGTTCGTGGTGTTCTGCGCGATCATCGGGTTCATCTCGGTCGCCTTCGTGAAGGTGCGCCACAACGAGGAGCTCGATGTCTGAGCTGTCTCCCGCTGAGCCGTTCACGGCCGAGCAGACCTTGGCACCCCGGGTGGGCGCCTGGGTCACGCTCGACGCGATCGTCGCGACCGAGCAGATCGCCCGCGCGGGCTTCGACTACGTGTGCGTGGACGGGCAGCACGGTCTGCTCGGCTACGACGCGCAGGTGCGCGCGCTGATCGCGATCGCGGCCGGCGGTGCGATGCCGTTCGCACGGGTGTCGACGAACAGCGCCGCCGAGATCGGCCGGGTGCTGGATGCCGGTGCCCGTGGCGTGATCGTGCCGCTGATCGACACCGCCGATGAGGCGCGCGCGGCGGCCGAGGCTGCCCGCTATCCCACATCCGGCGGCGTCCGCTCGTACGGTCCGATGCGTCTGGGCCCGCACTTCGGTGCGACTCCGGAGCAGACGGATGCCGCGGTCACGGTGCTCGCGATGATCGAGACGGCGTCGGCTCTGGTGGAGCTGGATGCCATCCTCGACGTCGACGGGATCGACGGCGTCTATGTGGGCCCGTACGACCTGTCGCTCGCGCTGGGCGCGCGGGTGCCGTTCGAGGATGCGATCCTGCCGCGGCTGGATGCCGAGCTGGAGCGCATCGCGGCCGCTGCCGCCGCACGCGGCAAGATCGCGGGCGTGCACTGCGCCGACGGCGCGCAGGCCGCGCGGCGTGCGGAGCAGGGGTTCACGTTCCTCACGGCGGCGACGGATGTGTCGTCGCTGCGGGCGGACATGGCGCTGCAGCTGGCGGATGCCCACGGCGCGAAGGTCGCGAGCGGCGCCCGCGCGTACTGATCACCTCCACCTCCACCGCCGGGCCACCACGCAACCCGCGAGCCACCAAGCAGCAACGCGACGATTGCGTGGTGGCTCGGCGGTTGCGTGGTGGCCCGGGGTCAGTCTCGCTGCCTCGAGCTGCGCTAGGGCATGGCAGCGGCCGCGCGCCACAGCATCCGCGCGTCGGCGTCAGTCCGGAACGGAACGCACCACGCGCGCGGGCGAGCCCACCACGATCGCCCCGGCGGGGACGTCCTTCGTCACGACGGATGCCGCACCCAGCACGGCATCATCGCCGACGGTCACGCCGGGGAGGATCGTGACGTTTGCCCCGACCCAGACGTTGCGGCCGAGGAGCACGGGCGCCGGGTGCATGTCGGCCCGGCGGCTGGGCGCGAGGTCGTGGTTGAGGGTCGCGATGACGGCGTTGTGGCCGATCAGGCAGTCGTCGCCGATCGTGATGCCGCCCTGGTCCTGGAAGCGGCATCCGGAGTTGATGAAGACCCGCTCGCCGATGCGGATGTTCTTGCCGAAGTCGGAGGCGAACGGCGGGAACACCGTGACCGTCTCGGCCACGGGTCGGCCGATCAGCTCGGCGAGGAGTTCGCGCACACGCGCCGGCTCGTGGTAACCGCCGTTGAGCTCCGCGGTGATGCGCAGGGCCTCCTGGCTGGTGGCGTGCATCACGGTATGCAGCGGTGACGCTCCGGTGATGGTCTCGCCCGAATCCAGGGCGTCCAGCAGATCCTGCAGCTCCATGCTCGCCAGGCTACTTGCTCACACGGCTCAGCGCCCTTCGAGCAGGCCGTGCAGACGCTCGGCCTCGTCGGCGGGCATCGCGTAGGTGTGCTCGACTGCGGGGTACGCGCCCGAGCGCACCTCGCGGGCGTATTCGCCCACGCCGGCGATGGCCGCGCTTCGCAGGTCGGCGTAGCGCTTGACGAACTTGGCGGCGGGGCCCCCGTAGATCCCGAGCAGGTCATGCAGCACGAGCACCTGACCATCGGCATCCGCCCCCGCGCCGATCCCGATCACCGGGATCCGCAGAAGCGGCATCAGCGCGGCGGTCACCTCGGCGGGCACGGCCTCGATCACCAGCAGCGCGCAGCCGGCATCCTGCAGGGCGAGAGCATCGTCGATCACGGCGAGCGCGGCCTCGGCCGTGCGCCCCTGCGCGCGGTAGCCGCCGAGCGCCGTCGCGTTCTGCGGGGTGAGCCCGACGTGGCCGACCACGGGGATGCCTGCCGCCACGATGGCTCGCGCCCGCTCGACGGTGCTGCCGCCGCGCTCGATCTTGACCAGGTCGCAGCCCGCCTCCTTCACGAAGCGCTGCGCGGTGGCCACGGCCAGCTCGTCGGATGCCTCGTACGAGCCGAACGGCAGGTCGCCGACCAGCAGCGGCGCCGTCAGCCCGCGGCGCACGGCCCGGGTGAGCATGAGCATCTCGTCGATCGTCACCGGCACGGTGGACGTGTAGCCGAGCACGGTCATCGCGGCCGAGTCGCCGACGAGCACCAGGTCGACTCCGGCCTCCTCGACGATCTGCGCGCTGGGGTGGTCGTAGGCGGTGACCATGACGATCGGGTCGCCGGCGTCCTTCTTCGCCGCCAGGTCGCCGAGCGTCAGCGGCCGCGGCGCGGCGTGCACGCTCACTTCGTCTCCCTGCGGTCGCTCAGCACGTCGCATCCGCGCGCCCCGGCGAGCAGGCGGTCCACGGCGTCGTCGACCTGGATGATCGCGTTGTCGTGGCCGACGTGCACGACCACCGGCCGGTACTCGGCGAGGTCCTTCCTGGAGTACTCGCCGTAGGAGATGACGATGACCGTGTCGCCGGCGTGCACCAGCCGCGCCGCGGCGCCGTTGACCTGGATCATGCCCGTACCGCGCTCACCGGCGATCGTATAGGTCTCGAAGCGCGAGCCGTTGTTCACGTCGACGACGGTCACCTGCTCGTGCTCGAGGATGTCCGAAGCGTCGAGCAGGTCGGCGTCGATGGTGATCGAGCCGACGTAGTTCAGGTCGCTGCCCGTGATGGTCGCACGGTGGATCTTCGACTTCAGCATGGTGCGTCGCATCAGGATTCCCTCTCTGGGCGGTGCGTCAGGACGTGGCGGTGTTTCAGGACGTGGTTGTCGATGAGCCGGGCGGCGCCGACGCGGGCGGCCACGGCAAGCAGCGCATCGCCGTCGACGTGCTCGATCGGCCGCAGATCGTCGTTGGAGCGCAGCTCGAGGTACTCGGGACGGATGCCGGCATCGGCCAGCACCCGCTGCGCGGCGGCGACGATCACTGCAGCGTCGCGCTCCCCTGCCAGGTGGACGGCGGCGGCCGCATCGAGTGCGCGGTTCAATGTGGTGGCCTGCTGTCTGGCATCCGGGTCGAGGTAGATGTTGCGCGAGCTCATCGCGAGCCCGTCGGGTTCGCGCACGATCGGGCAGGCCACGATCCGAACGGGCAGGTCGAGGTCGCGCACGACGCGGCGGATGACCATCACCTGCTGGGCGTCCTTCTGACCGAAGTAGGCGACGTCGGGGGCGACGATGCCGAACAGCTTGGTGACGACGGTCGCGACGCCGTCGAAGTGGAACGCTCCGCGGGCGGCGCCGTCGAGCACCTCGGTGATGCCGGTGACGTGGATGCCGGTGGCGAAGCCGTCGGGGTAGATCTCGTCGACCGCGGGCGCGAACAGGATGTCGGCGCCGGACTGTTCGGCGAGGGCGGCATCGCGCGACTCGTCTCGAGGATAGGCGTCGAGGTCTTCGGTAGGGCCGAACTGGGTCGGGTTGACGAACAGCGACACGACCACGAGATCGTTCTGCGCGCGGGCTTCGCGGATCAGCGAGAGGTGCCCTTCGTGGAAGGCGCCCATGGTCGGGACGAGACCGATGCTGCCGCCGGCGGTGCGTGCGGCGTGCACTTCAGAGCGGACCTCGGCGACGGTGCGGATGATCCTCATGCCGAGGCCCTCCGAGGTTCCGCGAGGGCTGCGGTGCTGTCGCAGAGCTGGTCGAAGAGGTCGGTCAGCTCGGGGGTTCCCGCCGTCACGGCGTCCCGCTGACGCCGGACCGTCAGCGCGTCGCCGCGGGCGATCGGTCCGGTGAGCGCGGCCGGCGCCCCGGTGCGCACCCAGTTCTGGACGGTGCGGGTGACGAGCGGGGCGAGCAGGTCGCGGGTGTCGTCTGGGCGGATGCCGGCGGCGACCGCCACGCGCTCCGCGGCGTCGAGCACGGCCAGCAGCAGGTTCGATGCGATCGATGCGGAGGCGTGGTAGCCGGCGCGGTGCGCATCGTCGATGCGGAACGGCCGGGCGCCGAGTGCGTGTGCGAGCCGTTCCGCGACGGCGACGGCTTCCGGCGTGCGCCCGGCGACGGCCGCACCGATGCCGTGGAACACGTCGGGGTCCTCCGCCCCGGTGAACGTCTGCAGCGGGTGGATGCTGAAGTCGACGTCATCCAGCGGGGTGGCGCCGGAGACGTGGCCGAGGAAGGTGGCGTGCTGCCGGGCTGCGAGCGCGGCGGCCGCGATCTCGGCATCCGGCACGCAGAGCAGGGCGATCTCGGATGCCGGGATGCGGTCTTCACGATCGAGCGGCCCCTGCACGTCGAACCCGGCCTGTCGCAGCGCTCGCGCGAGCACGCCGCCGAGACGGCCCGCACCGATGACGGCGACGGTCGTGGGGAGGATGTTCGAGGGGGCGCTCATCACGGGATGAGTATCCGCCCGAGTTCACTTCTCCGCAAAATCTGAGATCAATCCGCACGGTTATGGGGTGGCCTGATCACCCATACAGCTCAAGAATTGTTAAGCACGATTGTCATTCTGATTTCTCGACGGTGCGCAGAAACTCGTCGACCTCGTCGGCGGTGGGCGCGGTGGTGGGCCCGCGGCGGGTGACCTTGATGGCGGCGGAGGCGTTGGCCCGGCGGCAGGCATCCGCCCAGGGTGCGCCGTCGGCGATGCCGGCCAGCAGCGCGCCGGTGTGGGTGTCGCCGGCGCCGTTGGTGTCGACCGGGGTCTGCGGGAAGCCGGGGAGGTAGGTGGTCTCTCCGTCAGCGTGCACCGCGCAGCCTTCGGCCCCGTCGCGGACGATGGCGACCGCTCCGGCGCGCAGCAGGGGGATGAGCGCTTCGGTCTGGGCGGAGATCTCGCGGTCGGATGCCGGCACCGCCACGGCGCGGGCGGCGAGCAGGTCGGTCGATTCTTCGGCGTTGCCGGTCCAGATGTCGGTGCGGGCCAGCATCCGATCCCGCACGTCGGAGGGGAGGTCGGCGAAGGCCGCACCCGGGTCGAGCACGACCACGGCCGCGTCGGGGAG
Above is a genomic segment from Microbacterium sp. W4I4 containing:
- a CDS encoding malate synthase G codes for the protein MTPPTPYLDRAGLQVATPIADFAEESLTDAGIDADAFWSGVADLVHDLGPRNADLLRVRDELQARIDEHHRANPGRPDSKAYREFLTEIGYLADEPEWVPEPVEGRITTENVDPEIATTAGPQLVVPLLNARFALNAANARWGSLYDALYGTDAIPHTATLAPTRGYNAARGAEVIARGRALLDEIAPLTSSSEAEASHTDATAYRVDAEGLVVETADGIRRLADPETFAGHTGDAAAPTAVLLRHHGLHAEIVIDREGAIGRTDAAGVQDIVLESAITTIIDLEDSVAAVDADDKALGYRNWRGLMDGTLTEEVSKGGQTFTRSLAEDRTYTGRDGSDLTLPGRSVLFVRNVGHLMRTDAVLDRDGEEIYEGILDAIMTALGSLPELTGANRGANSRTGSMYIVKPKMHGPSEVAFTAELFGRVEQLLGLPERTIKVGIMDEERRTSANLAAAIAAASDRVVFINTGFLDRTGDEIHTSMHAGPFLPKAGIKAQPFMQTYEDRNVAIGLAAGLDGRAQIGKGMWAMPDLMHDMLDQKIFHVRSGASTAWVPSPTAATLHALHYHQLDPFTVRPSLPAYDPASVDVLLQPPLAGPGELTEEVVATELDNNVQSILGYVVRWIDQGIGCSKVPDIHGIALMEDRATLRISSQLLANWLLHGVITEAQVDAALARLAPVVDEQNAGDAAYEPLTPDGVAYTAARRLILEGASQPSGYTEPLLHALRREKKAQQAD
- a CDS encoding aldehyde dehydrogenase (NADP(+)), with amino-acid sequence MPETLTPSTPTASIPAAEAVSRVAAASAAWAATGPAERAAVMRAIADALDAAGGELIEIAQQETALAQPRLAGELKRTTFQLRLFADVVENGAYLDARIDRPDAEWPMGAPRPDLRRMLIPIGPALVFAASNFPFAFSVAGGDTAAALAAGNAVLVKAHSGHPRLSDATAAVIARAAVDAGAPADLLLVIHGTQNGVEALKNPAIKVASFTGSIPGGRALFDIANARPEPIPFYGELGSVNPAFVAPDAAAHRATEIAEGYIASVTGSQGQLCTKPGVLLVPTGSDIIDALRGADVPAGAPMLNDRIQSGFVSGLEELASHDAVTVLRDGAASRSAEPELTLLLTSVDALLDDPEGIVTEVFGPAGLVVTYEDAADLERVARGLEGQLTATLVADETDADLALARTLVPALADRAGRVLWNQWPTGVSVTGAQQHGGPYPATTAPSTTAVGTASITRFLRPVAFQNFPAALLPAPLRDDNPLGVPQSVDG
- a CDS encoding IclR family transcriptional regulator, whose amino-acid sequence is MGSDERSTPRSMIGRVTAVLGTFTAEEPMLGVNDIARRTGLAKSVTSRILAELVAADFLERTDRGLRVGIRLFELGELAQRSKELRQLALAAMADLRQATGMTVQLSVLKGADQIYVEILRGRDPDMVIRSRVGGRVPAYATAGGKAVLAHASDDLVDLAIPVVFQALGPGTVPDEVSLRRQLEAVRTDGYAHEIEESNPGVECIACPIVRADGTPIAAISASGPAGRIDMVRIAPAVRMAALGLNRRIRANPAFSTL
- a CDS encoding Zn-dependent alcohol dehydrogenase, coding for MVMHEPGAALVLEDLELDQPGPGEVRVRIEAAGVCHSDAHYLSGGLPARTPIVLGHEGAGIVEQVGDGVTSFSPGDKVVLMWRPRCGECEFCLSGTPAQCALGKVHGQTNGLLRGGTRLSRDGVEYHHLMGASCFAEQVVVSQESLIAIDADIPSEIAAIAGCAVITGMGTVLNRMPDLTGKSIAIIGAGGVGLSAVIAAQLVGAAQIIVSDVVASRLEKAVELGATHTIDSSAEDFTARVLEITGGGAHYVLEAIGRPATVRAGFEALRSSGTLVIVGLGAAGEELSIPINPLVQGDRRVVGALYGSSNTPVQLPEILRLYQAGRLPLERLLDRTFRLDEANEAFDHLLTGAVGRSILVP
- a CDS encoding MFS transporter → MTSTIDENASSPTIEVSAKDRRRALWGSAVGSTIEWYDYFLYGTMATAVFNLHFFPSEDKVVSSLLAFASFALAFVVRPIGGVIFSHVGDRIGRKKTLVITLSLMGVAPRCSWACCPTTPRSASALRSC
- a CDS encoding MFS transporter, encoding MLPDYAAIGVGAPILLTLLRLVQGLALGGEWGGGLLLAVEYAPKNRRGFYGAVPQLGALLGLALGNIVTIGARAVFPEEAFTSFGWRIPFLLSGVLLVVGLWIRARIDETPSFRKVRAEGTTQKLPIATVLKHHWREVLISTGAKFVETSTFFIFATFSLSYAASFGYDFGAVLAFVLVGAIIGIGGMLFYGALSDRIGRKKVFLGGSIAVAIFIFPYMAMLSSGNLWVAGAAIVISFAVIWPSYGSLIGTVLAENFAPEIRYTGASLGYQVGAAIVGGPAPLIATALLAAFMGSWIPVALFVVFCAIIGFISVAFVKVRHNEELDV
- a CDS encoding HpcH/HpaI aldolase/citrate lyase family protein — translated: MSELSPAEPFTAEQTLAPRVGAWVTLDAIVATEQIARAGFDYVCVDGQHGLLGYDAQVRALIAIAAGGAMPFARVSTNSAAEIGRVLDAGARGVIVPLIDTADEARAAAEAARYPTSGGVRSYGPMRLGPHFGATPEQTDAAVTVLAMIETASALVELDAILDVDGIDGVYVGPYDLSLALGARVPFEDAILPRLDAELERIAAAAAARGKIAGVHCADGAQAARRAEQGFTFLTAATDVSSLRADMALQLADAHGAKVASGARAY
- a CDS encoding sugar O-acetyltransferase, whose product is MELQDLLDALDSGETITGASPLHTVMHATSQEALRITAELNGGYHEPARVRELLAELIGRPVAETVTVFPPFASDFGKNIRIGERVFINSGCRFQDQGGITIGDDCLIGHNAVIATLNHDLAPSRRADMHPAPVLLGRNVWVGANVTILPGVTVGDDAVLGAASVVTKDVPAGAIVVGSPARVVRSVPD